One window of the Eucalyptus grandis isolate ANBG69807.140 chromosome 6, ASM1654582v1, whole genome shotgun sequence genome contains the following:
- the LOC104449616 gene encoding protein MKS1 has product MRSTSTLAFPPPPSYLSHLSFHRLTFQTANPIVPGMDSDFPAGKSPRRELQGPRPPALKVRKDSHKIRKPPMAPPQQQQYQQPSQHLPAPPRPPVIIYAVSPKVIHTNPSEFMSLVQRLTGASSTYLPSPVASGGVSPAARFATVERAKPPEGKQIMGGGDILGEIESMGQIGHGGVVERTGSIPGILSPGPASLQPIPSSFFSPLSDPNPLSFFHDLSPALYSTKNHFTDGSFLLQSPSPFISPRITSPAPSLDFFSNFFDL; this is encoded by the coding sequence ATGCGCTCGACATCAACATTAGCATTTCCTCCTCCGCCATCATATCTTTCCCATCTCTCCTTTCATCGGCTCACCTTCCAGACTGCGAATCCGATCGTTCCCGGCATGGACTCCGATTTCCCGGCCGGTAAATCGCCGAGGCGAGAGCTCCAAGGCCCCCGCCCGCCAGCGCTCAAGGTCCGCAAAGACTCCCACAAGATCCGGAAGCCCCCCATGGCTccgccgcagcagcagcagtatCAACAGCCGTCGCAGCATCTGCCGGCCCCGCCCCGCCCGCCGGTCATCATCTACGCCGTGTCCCCGAAGGTCATCCACACGAACCCTAGCGAGTTCATGTCGCTGGTCCAGCGCCTCACCGGGGCATCGTCCACCTACTTGCCGTCCCCCGTGGCCTCTGGCGGGGTGTCGCCCGCGGCACGGTTCGCGACGGTCGAGAGAGCGAAGCCGCCGGAAGGGAAGCAGATCATGGGCGGTGGGGACATATTGGGGGAAATAGAATCGATGGGGCAAATTGGTCACGGTGGAGTGGTGGAGAGGACTGGGTCAATACCGGGGATTTTGTCGCCAGGGCCGGCCTCGCTGCAGCCAATCCCTTCGAGCTTCTTCTCGCCGCTGTCGGACCCGAACCCGCTGAGCTTCTTCCATGACTTGAGCCCGGCTCTCTACAGCACCAAGAACCACTTCACGGACGGCAGTTTTTTGCTTCAGAGTCCATCCCCATTTATCTCGCCTCGGATAACTTCGCCTGCCCCATCTTTAGATTTCTTCAGTAATTTCTTTGACTTGTAA